One Actinomycetospora corticicola genomic window, GCCCCGGCGCCGATCACGAGCGCGTCGAACCGGTGCTCCGGGTTCGCCATGGGTGTCCTCCTCGACCGCAGCATGTTTTAATCGAGATTAGAACAAGGGCTCGCCGAGCAGCAAGGAGGTCCGATGCGGACGTTCGCCGGGGTCGACGAGGTGCTCGCCGCGGTCGGGGAGAGGCTCGGGCCGGGGGAGTGGGTGACGGTCGACCAGAAGACGGTCGACACGTTCGCCGACGCGACCGGGGACCACCAGTGGATCCACGTCGACCCGGAGCGCGCGGCGCAGGGACCGTTCGGCGGGCCCATCGCGCACGGGCTGCTCACCCTCTCGCTCCTGCCGGTGCTGCTCGCAGGGCTGTACCGCATCGAGGGCGTGCGGATGGGCGTGAACTACGGATTCAACAAGGTCCGCTTCCCGGCGCCCGTCGCCGTGGGGTCCCGGGTTCGCGCCACCGCCACGGTCGCGGAGGTGACCCCGCTCGACGGGGCCGTGCAGGTCGTGTTCGCCACCGTCATCGAGATCGAGGGCGGGTCCAAGCCCGCCTGCGTGGTCGAGAGCGTCGGCCGCTTCTACGTCTGAAACGGGAGGACCAGTGTCCGGAGTCGAAGGTCGCGTCGTCGCCGTCACCGGGGCGGGCGGTGGGCTCGGCCGGGAGTACGCCCTGCTGCTGGCCCGGCACGGCGCCCGCGTCGTGGTGAACGACCTGGGCGGCGCCCGGGACGGCACCGGGTCGGGCCACTCCGCGGCCAACGCCGTCGTCGAGGAGATCCGGGTCGCCGGCGGCGAGGCCGTCGCGAACCACGACAGCGTCGCCGACCCCGCGGGCGGCGCGCAGGTCGTCGCCGACGCGGTGGAAGCGTTCGGGCGCATCGACGGCGTCGTCGCGAACGCGGGAATCCTGCGCGACGGCGCGTTCCACAAGATGAGCGAGGCCGACTGGCGGGCGGTGCAGGACGTCCACGTCGGCGGCGCCTTCCACGTGGTCCGGGCGGCGTGGCCGCACTTCCGCGAGCAGCGCCACGGACGCGTCGTCGTCGCCACCTCGACGTCGGGCATCTACGGCAACTTCGGGCAGGCGAACTACGGCACGGCCAAGGGCGGGCTGATCGGCCTCATCCGCACGCTCGCCATCGAGGGAGCGCGGTACGGGATCCTCGCCAACGCGATCGCCCCGATGGCCGCGACCCGGATGACCGCGGACATCGCGCCGCCGGAGGTGCTGGAGAAGCTCGGGCCGGCGCACGTCGCGCCCGTGGTGGCGCACCTGCTCGGCGACGAGTGCACCGATTCCGGCGAGGTGATCGTCGCGGGCGGCGGCCAGGTCCAGCGGGTCGCCTGGTTCCAGTCGAAGGGCGTCACCTTCGCCGAGGTCCCGACCCCGGAGCAGGTCACCGACCGCTGGGCCGAGATCACCGACCTCTCCGGCGCCGTGCCCGGCGTCAACCCGGTCGGATGAGCGCCGCGCGCGAGGCCGTGATCGTCGAGGCCGTCCGCACCCCGGTCGGCCGCGGCAAGGCCGGCGGTGCCCTGTCCGGAGTCCACCCGATCGACCTGCTCGCGGGCACCCTCGAGGCGCTCGTCGCGCGCACCGGGCTCGACCCCGCGCTGGTCGAGGACGTCATCTGCGGCTGTGCGCAGCAGGTCGGGGAGCAGTCCGGCAACATCGGGCACAACGCCTCGCTCGCGGCGGGGTTCCCCGAGGCAGTGCCCGGCACGACGATCAACCGGCAGTGCGGTTCCAGCCAGCAGGCCGCCGCGTTCGCCGCGCAGGGCGTCATCGCCGGCGCCTACGACGTCGTGGTCGCCTGTGGGGTCGAGTCGATGAGCGCGGTGCCGATCGGCAGATCCCGCCCGAGCAGCCGAGGCGAGCGGACGGCCCGGCGCTACCCGGAGGGCCTGGTCAACCAGGGCGTCTCGGCCGAGCTCGTCGCCCGGCGCTGGAAGCTCTCCCGCGAGGAGCTCGACGCGTACGCCGCGGAGTCGCACCGCCGGGCGGCGGTGAGCTGGTCGGACGGGTTCTTCGACGCCGAGGCCGTGCCGGTCGGCGGGCACCGCACCGACGAGACGGTCCGCGCGGGGACGACGGCGGAGGGTCTTGCGGGGCTGCGGCCCTCGTTCCGCACCGACGAGATGGCCGCCCGCTTCCCGGAGATCGACTGGAGCATCACCCCGGGCAACTCCTCGCCGCTGACCGACGGCGCCTCCGCGGTGCTGATCATGGACGCCGACCGGGCCGAGGCGCTCGGGCTGCGGCCGCGGGCCCGGTTCCACGCGTTCTCGGTGGTCGGGGACGACCCGCTCATGATGCTCACCGGCCCGATCCCGGCCACCCACAAGGTCCTCGCCCGCGCCGGGCTCACGCTCGACGAGATCGACGCCTACGAGGTCAACGAGGCCTTCGCGTCGGTGCCGCTGGCGTGGCAGCACGAGTTCGGTGCCGATCCCGCCCGCCTCAACCCCCGGGGTGGCGCCATCGCGCTCGGCCACGCCCTGGGCTCGTCGGGGACGCGGTTGCTGGTGACGCTCCTGCACCACCTCGAGGCGACCGGCGGGCGCTACGGGCTGCAGACCATGTGCGAGGCCGGCGGCATGGCCAACGGCACGATCATCGAGCGGATCTGAGGGCGACATGCACGTGGGGATGGGGCTGTTCTTCCAGGGCCTGGAGCCCGGCCGCGACGACCACGACGTCGTCCGCGGCGGCCTGGCGCTCGCCGACCAGGCCGAGCCGCGGGGCTTCGACTCGATCTGGACCGCCGAACACCACTTCACGCGGTATCACATGATGCCGAACCCGGCGCAGCTGTTGACCTACCTCGCGGGCCGCACGCGCACCGTCCGGCTCGGCACGATGGTCATGGTGCTGCCGTGGCACGACCCGGTGCGCGTCGCCGAGGAGATCGCCTGGCTGGACTCGGTGTCCGGCGGGCGGGTGCTGCTCGGGCTCGGTCGCGGCCTCGGCGCCATCGAGTTCGACGACTTCCGCCTCGAGATGGGGGAGTCCCGGCAGCGGTTCGTCGAGTACGCGACGGCGATCTCGGCGTCCTTCGAGTCCGGCGCGATCGAGCACGACGGCGAGCTCTACCGCCAGCCGCGCGCCGAGCTCCACCCGCCCGCGTTCACCACGTTCCGCGGGCGGACCTACGCCTCGGCGGTGTCGCCGGAATCGGCCCGCATCATGGCGACCCTGGGCTATGGCCTGATGCTGATCGCGCAGAAGCCGTGGGAGGTCACGGTGCGCGAGACCGCGGAGTACCGCGAGCTCTACCGGGAGATCCACGACGAGGACCCGCCCGCACCGGTCCTCGTGAACTTCACGACCGTCGACCCCGACCCGGCCCGGGCGCAGGACCTGCACGACGAGTACGCGACGGCCTACGCGCGCTCGACGATCGAGCACTACGGGTTCACCGACCCGCGTCTGGAGACCGTGCCGGGCTACGAGTACTACGCCGGGCTGCGGCGCAACATCACCAGGCACGGACTGCCCGCGTTCAACCGGTTCCTGGCCGACCTGCAGATGGGCGGGACGCCCGACGAGCTGGTCGAGCAGACCGTCGAGCGGGTCCGCGCCCTCGGTGCCGGCGGCGTGGTCAACCTGTTCGCCTTCGGCGGGATGCCGCAGCACGTCGCGCAGCGGGCGGTGGACGTCTACGCCGAGCAGGTGCTCCCACGGCTCGCCGCGATCGACGTCCACCGCGACGTGGGGCTCACGGCTCAGAGGGCGTAGCCGCCGTCGACGTTGAGCGTCTGCCCGGTGATCCAGCCGGCCCGGGCGGAGACGAGGAAGCGCACCACCTCGGCGACGTCCTGCACCGACCCGAACCGTCGCAGGGCGAGGTTCGCGCGGGCGGTCGCGAGGAGCTCGTCGGTGTAGTCGCCGCGCGCCACCAGCTCCTTCCACATGCCCTCGCCCTCGAGGAGCCCGACGCCCACGCAGTTCGCGCGCACGCCGTAACGGCCCTCCTCGGCGGCGATCCCGCGGACGGTCGCGGCCACCGACGCCTTCGGCGCGGACGAGAGCATGTCCTTCTTCGAGTAGCGCTCCACCGCCGGCGTCACCAGCGCGACCATCGACCCCTGCGTGCCGCGCAGCACCTCGATCGCCGGGTGCAGCAGGTTGTAGGCCGCCACGGTGTCGCCGAGGAGCTGGTCGCGGTACTGCTCGGGGGTGACGGCGGAGATGTAGCGCATCGGGATGTGCGGGCCGGCCGCGTAGACCACGGCTCCGAACCGCTCGGACCGGACCACGGAGGCGGTCGCGGCGGCGTCGGTCAGGTCGACCTGCGCCACGACGGCCCGCCGCCCGGCCGCCTCCACGTCGCCGGCCGCGGCCGCCGCGGCCTCCGCCCCGTGCCGGTAGGTCAGCACGACGTCCCAGCCGTCCGCCGCGAGCGCCCCGCACACCGCCCGACCGATGCCGCCCGATCCGCCCGCCACCAGTGCCCAGGAGCCGTCCACCCCCGTATTCTAATCTGTATGAGAAACTCGGGCCCCCTCGACGGCGTCCAGGTGATCGAGCTGGCCGGGATCGGTCCCGGGCCCTTCGCCGCGATGCTGCTCGCCGACCTCGGCGCCGACGTGATTCGCATCGACCGGCCGACCGGCGCGGGGCTCGCCCCGGCACCGCCCACCGCGGACGTGCTGAACCGGGGGAAGCGCTCGATCGTCCTCGACCTCAAGCGCCCGGAGGCGGTCGAGGCCCTGCTGGCGCTCACCGCGACCGCCGACGTCCTGGTCGAGGGCAACCGGCCGGGCGTCACCGAGCGCCTCGGCGTCGGGCCCGAGGACGTGTGGGCCCGCAACCCGCGGCTGGTCTACGGCCGCATGACCGGCTGGGGCCAGGACGGGCCCTGGGCGCAGGCCGCCGGGCACGACATCGGCTACATCGCGCTCACGGGTGCGCTGCACGCGATCGGCCCCGCGGACGGTCCGCCCGTGCCGCCCCTGAACCTCCTCGGCGACTTCGGCGGCGGGTCGACCTACCTCGTCATCGGCATCCTCGCGGCGCTCACCGAGGCGGCGCGCACGGGCCGCGGGCAGGTGGTCGACGCCGCGATCCTCGACGGCACCTCGCACCTGCTCGCGGCGATCCACGCGATGCTCGGCTCCGGCCGCTGGACCGACCGCCGCGGCGCGAACATGCTCGACGGCGGGACGCCCTACTACGCGGTCTACGCCGCCGCCGACGGCGGCCACCTGGCGGTCGGGGCGCTGGAACCGACGTTCTACGCCGAGTTCCTCCGGCTGCTCGGCGTCGACGAGGACCCGGCCCGCCAGCACGACCGCGACCACTGGCCGGAGCTGCGCACCACGATCGCCGCCGCGTTCGCGACCCGCACCCGCGACGAGTGGGCCGCGGTCTTCGCCGGCACCGACGCGTGTGTCGCGCCCGTCCTCGGGCTCACCGAGGCGGCGGCGCATCCGCAGGTCGCGGCCCGGGACAGCGTCGTCGAGCACGAGGGCCGGCTCCAGCCGGGGCCCGCACCCCGCTTCTCCGGTCACCCCGTGGCCGGGCCGGCGCCCTCCCCGACGCCGGGTGCCCACTCCTGGGAGGTGCTCGCCGCGGCGGGCGTCGACGTGGACGCCCTGCTTGCGTCGGGCGCCGCGGTCCAGGCGCCGGTGCCGTCCTGAGACCGTGCGGCCGGGGCATGTCTCGCCGACGATTCGATGCGCTTCGGTAACAATTCCGCGACCTGTTCCGAGGAGGGGGACGAGCGTCCGGCGCCATGCCGGGCCCGTCCCGGGGGAGCAGACGTGGAGCCGAAGACCGACATGGGGGGTTCGCGGAGGACGACGCGTCCCGGGCGGCACCGCGCGCGACGCCCGCTGGTGATCGTCGCCCTGGTCGCAGCCCTGGCCGCCGGCCTCGGCGCCCTCGTCGTGGGGCCGGCCATGGGGTCGGCCGCGGCGCCCCGTCAGACGTGCGACCAGTTCGGGTCGCTGGGCGTGTCCGGCGACAAGTACGTGATCCAGAACGCCCGCTGGGGCGCGGACACCAAGCAGTGCATCACCGAGAACGGGCCCTCCGGGTTCGTCGTCGACACGGCCGAGCACACGAACACCAAGGGCCCGGCCGGCTACCCGTCGATCTACCGGGGCTGCAACTACGGCTACTGCACGAAGACGTCGCCGTTCCCGGCGCAGGTCTACAACCTCGGCGCGATCCGGTCCTCCTGGGCCACCACCGGCCCCACCGACAAGACCGCCGTCCAGCAGTACAACACCGCCTACGACATCTGGTTCCACCCGACGAAGGACAACCCCGGCCGCCCGCAGGGCGCGGAGCTGATGATCTGGCTCAACCGGACCTCGTGGGTCCAGCCGATCGGCAAGCCGTACTACGACGTCACGATCGCCGGGACGAAGTGGACGGTCTGGTACGGCAAGGCCGACCCGCCCGTCATCTCCTACGTCCGCAAGACGCCGGTGACCTCGGTGACCAACCTGCCCCTCGACGCCTTCGCCCGTGACGCGATGCTGCGCGGCGTCGTCAAGCCGACCTGGTGGCTCCAGAGCGTGCAGGCCGGGTTCGAGCCGTGGACCGGCGGCGCCGGCCTGACGACGACGTCCTTCTCGGTCACCCGCAACGGCCAGTAGCGCCCGTCAGCGCAGCTCGCGGAGCTCGCCCGACGCGGCGAGCTCCGCGAGCCGGAACTTCTGCACCTTCTGCGTGGGCGTCAGCGGGAACTCGTCGACCACGAACCAGCACGCCGGGATCTTGTGCGGCGAGAGCCGCTCCCGGCAGTGCGCGACGAGTTCGTCCCGCAGGCCGGGCGCGGCCTCCCGGACCCGCAGGACGGCGGCGACGACCTCCCCGGACCCGTCGTCGGGAAGACCGAGCACCGCCGCCCCGTCGACCGCGGCGTGGGCGACGAGCACGTTCTCGATCTCCGGCGGGGCGATGTTCTCGCCCTTGCGGATGATCAGTTCCTTGAGCCGGCCGGTGAGGCGCAGGTAGCCGCGCCCGTCGAGGGCGCCGAGGTCGCCGGTGTGCAGGAAGCCGTCGGCGTCGACGGTCGCGGCGGTGGCCTCCGGGTCGTGCAGGTAGCAGAGCATCTGCTGGTAGCCGCGGGCACAGATCTCACCCGGTGCCCCGAGCGGCACCACCTCGCCGTCGACCGGGTCGACGATCTTCACCTCGACGTGGGGGAGCGGGCGGCCGACGGTCCCGAGCTGGTCGGCGCGGGCGTCGTCGGGACGGGTGGCCGTGAGGACCGGGGCGAGCTCGGTCTGCCCGAAGAGGTTGATCACGGCGGCGCCGAAGACGTCCTCGGCGGCCTGGATCATCGTGGGGGAGACGGTCGAGGCCCCGCCCATCACGGTGCGCAGGCGAGGGGCCGGGCGGTCGTCGGTGCGCTGCGCCTCGAGGAGTGCCCCGAGCACGGCCGGGACGTAGAACAGGACGGACGCCTCCTCGCGGTGCAGGAGGTCCAGGACCGGCCCCGGGGCGAACTGCTCCACGAGCACCTCGGTGCCGCCCAGGCACAGCGGGCCGAGGGTGCCGATGACGCACGAGGCGGTGTGGAACATCGGCAGCGGGTTCACGCACACCGCGCCGGGGGCCGCTGCGGTCACCGCCATCGTCAGCTGCGCGACGCCGACCAGCGACCGGTGCCGCAGCAGGACGCCCTTCGGGTTCCCGGTCGTGCCCGAGGTGTACTGCAGCATCACCGGCGCGGACGGGTCCGTCGGCTCGGCGGCGACCACGGCGTCGTCGGCCGCCTCGGCGCGCCACCGGGCGGTGTCGGCGAGGCTGATCGCGGTGACGCCGGGGAGCTGCCGCGCGATCGCCGTCATGTCGTGGTCCCGACTGCGCTCGGCGTGCAGCAGCACCGTTGCGCGCGAGTGCCCGAGCGCGTACTCCAGCTCCGGGCGCCGCAGCACCGGGTTGAGCGCGACGAGCACGACGCCCGCGAGCGCGGCGCCGTACTCGATCACCGGCCACTCGACGACGTTCGGCGCCCACAGCGCGACCGGCTCCCCGGGCCCGACGAGCCGGGTCAGCGCGGTGGCGACGCGGCGGGCCTCGTCGAGGAGCTCCGCGTAGGTCAGCCGTACCGGCGCGCCGTCGCCGTGCCGGGTGCCGACGAGCGCGGGCCGGTCGGGGTGCTCGGCCGCGCGTCGGACGAGCAGTGCGCCGACGGTCTCCTCCCACAACGGCGGGTCCGTGTCCGCCGGGCGGTACGAGGTCGTGAGGGTCATCGTCGGCTCCTCGTCGTCGGGGTGTCAGCCACGGCGCAGGTCGCGGAACGGGACGTCGCGGTCGGTCGAGGGCTCGCGGGGCAGGCCGAGCACCCGCTCGCCGAGCACCGTGCGCTGGATCTGCTCGGTGCCCCCGGCGATCGACAGCGACGGCGCGTAGAGCTCGCCGTAGGCCCAGAGCCCGCCGTCGGGGTCGGCCGGGTCCCACGCGACGGCGTCCGGTCCCGCGACCTCCATCGCGAGGGCGGCGACCTGGGTGGCCAGCCGCCCGGCGGCGAGCTTCCCGATCGACGCCAGGGCGCCCGGGTCCCGTCCGACAGACACCTCACCCGCGATGCGGCGCGCGAAGAGCTCCACCTGCTGGTGCGCGACGTACGCGTCGGCCACGGCCTTCCGGACGACGGGGTCGCCGGCCCGGCCGGTCCGTCGCGCGAGGGCGACGACGGCCTCGAGCGTGACCGGCGAGCCGATCGGGCTGTCGGCGAGCGCCACCCGCTCGTTCATCAGCATGAGCGTGGCCGCGCGCCAGCCCTCGTCGACCGCGCCGACGACGTCCTCCGGGCCGACCCGGACGTCGTCGAGGAACACCTCGTTGAACTCGGCGTCGCCGGTGGCCTGACGCAGCGGACGCGTGGTGACCCCGGGCGCGGCCATGTCGAGCGCGAACATGGTGATGCCGCGGTGCTTCGGCTTCCCGGGGTCGGTGCGGGCGAGCAGGAGGCCGCGGTCGCTGTGGTGGGCGTAGGTGGTCCACACCTTCTGCCCGGAGACGCGCCAGCCGTCGCCGTCCGGGGTCGCCCGGGTGGCCAGGGCCGCGAGGTCGGAGCCGGCGCCCGGCTCGGAGAACAGCTGGCACCACACCTCGTCGGCGCGCAGCAGCGGCGGCAGGTACCGCGTCCGCTGCTCCTGGGTGCCGAGGGCGAGCAGGACCGGCCCGCACATCCCCAGCCCGATGGTGAACAGTGCCGAGAACGTCTCGTACCCGGCGGCCTCGGCGTCGAACGCCGCCCGGTGCTCCGGCCCGAGACCGAGCCCGCCGTACGCCTGCGGCCAGGTGATCCCGGCGAGCCCGGCGTCGGCCAGCGCGCGCTGGTGGACGCGCGCCGCGGCGACGTACTCGCCCGGTCGTCGCGACCGGCTCGGCGCCTCACCCGTCCGGCACCCGTGGACGGCGAGGAAGTCGGCGACGCGACGCCGCAGCTCCGCGATGCTCCCGGTCATGGTTCCGGTCATGACGCCGACCCGACGAGTCCGGCGTGCGTGGCGAGCCGGTCGGCGTCGTCGCCCGGGGCGAACAGCACGGCGGAGGCGCGGGCGCGACGGAAGAACCGGTGCGCGTCGTGCTCCCACGTGTAGCCGATGCCGCCGTGCACCCGGATCGCGTCGCCCGACAGGCGGGTGAACGCGCGCGAGCAG contains:
- a CDS encoding MaoC family dehydratase; amino-acid sequence: MRTFAGVDEVLAAVGERLGPGEWVTVDQKTVDTFADATGDHQWIHVDPERAAQGPFGGPIAHGLLTLSLLPVLLAGLYRIEGVRMGVNYGFNKVRFPAPVAVGSRVRATATVAEVTPLDGAVQVVFATVIEIEGGSKPACVVESVGRFYV
- a CDS encoding SDR family NAD(P)-dependent oxidoreductase, with the translated sequence MSGVEGRVVAVTGAGGGLGREYALLLARHGARVVVNDLGGARDGTGSGHSAANAVVEEIRVAGGEAVANHDSVADPAGGAQVVADAVEAFGRIDGVVANAGILRDGAFHKMSEADWRAVQDVHVGGAFHVVRAAWPHFREQRHGRVVVATSTSGIYGNFGQANYGTAKGGLIGLIRTLAIEGARYGILANAIAPMAATRMTADIAPPEVLEKLGPAHVAPVVAHLLGDECTDSGEVIVAGGGQVQRVAWFQSKGVTFAEVPTPEQVTDRWAEITDLSGAVPGVNPVG
- a CDS encoding thiolase family protein gives rise to the protein MSAAREAVIVEAVRTPVGRGKAGGALSGVHPIDLLAGTLEALVARTGLDPALVEDVICGCAQQVGEQSGNIGHNASLAAGFPEAVPGTTINRQCGSSQQAAAFAAQGVIAGAYDVVVACGVESMSAVPIGRSRPSSRGERTARRYPEGLVNQGVSAELVARRWKLSREELDAYAAESHRRAAVSWSDGFFDAEAVPVGGHRTDETVRAGTTAEGLAGLRPSFRTDEMAARFPEIDWSITPGNSSPLTDGASAVLIMDADRAEALGLRPRARFHAFSVVGDDPLMMLTGPIPATHKVLARAGLTLDEIDAYEVNEAFASVPLAWQHEFGADPARLNPRGGAIALGHALGSSGTRLLVTLLHHLEATGGRYGLQTMCEAGGMANGTIIERI
- a CDS encoding LLM class flavin-dependent oxidoreductase, with the translated sequence MHVGMGLFFQGLEPGRDDHDVVRGGLALADQAEPRGFDSIWTAEHHFTRYHMMPNPAQLLTYLAGRTRTVRLGTMVMVLPWHDPVRVAEEIAWLDSVSGGRVLLGLGRGLGAIEFDDFRLEMGESRQRFVEYATAISASFESGAIEHDGELYRQPRAELHPPAFTTFRGRTYASAVSPESARIMATLGYGLMLIAQKPWEVTVRETAEYRELYREIHDEDPPAPVLVNFTTVDPDPARAQDLHDEYATAYARSTIEHYGFTDPRLETVPGYEYYAGLRRNITRHGLPAFNRFLADLQMGGTPDELVEQTVERVRALGAGGVVNLFAFGGMPQHVAQRAVDVYAEQVLPRLAAIDVHRDVGLTAQRA
- a CDS encoding SDR family oxidoreductase, which translates into the protein MDGSWALVAGGSGGIGRAVCGALAADGWDVVLTYRHGAEAAAAAAGDVEAAGRRAVVAQVDLTDAAATASVVRSERFGAVVYAAGPHIPMRYISAVTPEQYRDQLLGDTVAAYNLLHPAIEVLRGTQGSMVALVTPAVERYSKKDMLSSAPKASVAATVRGIAAEEGRYGVRANCVGVGLLEGEGMWKELVARGDYTDELLATARANLALRRFGSVQDVAEVVRFLVSARAGWITGQTLNVDGGYAL
- a CDS encoding CaiB/BaiF CoA transferase family protein, whose product is MRNSGPLDGVQVIELAGIGPGPFAAMLLADLGADVIRIDRPTGAGLAPAPPTADVLNRGKRSIVLDLKRPEAVEALLALTATADVLVEGNRPGVTERLGVGPEDVWARNPRLVYGRMTGWGQDGPWAQAAGHDIGYIALTGALHAIGPADGPPVPPLNLLGDFGGGSTYLVIGILAALTEAARTGRGQVVDAAILDGTSHLLAAIHAMLGSGRWTDRRGANMLDGGTPYYAVYAAADGGHLAVGALEPTFYAEFLRLLGVDEDPARQHDRDHWPELRTTIAAAFATRTRDEWAAVFAGTDACVAPVLGLTEAAAHPQVAARDSVVEHEGRLQPGPAPRFSGHPVAGPAPSPTPGAHSWEVLAAAGVDVDALLASGAAVQAPVPS
- a CDS encoding GH12 family glycosyl hydrolase domain-containing protein, which codes for MEPKTDMGGSRRTTRPGRHRARRPLVIVALVAALAAGLGALVVGPAMGSAAAPRQTCDQFGSLGVSGDKYVIQNARWGADTKQCITENGPSGFVVDTAEHTNTKGPAGYPSIYRGCNYGYCTKTSPFPAQVYNLGAIRSSWATTGPTDKTAVQQYNTAYDIWFHPTKDNPGRPQGAELMIWLNRTSWVQPIGKPYYDVTIAGTKWTVWYGKADPPVISYVRKTPVTSVTNLPLDAFARDAMLRGVVKPTWWLQSVQAGFEPWTGGAGLTTTSFSVTRNGQ
- a CDS encoding class I adenylate-forming enzyme family protein, with translation MTLTTSYRPADTDPPLWEETVGALLVRRAAEHPDRPALVGTRHGDGAPVRLTYAELLDEARRVATALTRLVGPGEPVALWAPNVVEWPVIEYGAALAGVVLVALNPVLRRPELEYALGHSRATVLLHAERSRDHDMTAIARQLPGVTAISLADTARWRAEAADDAVVAAEPTDPSAPVMLQYTSGTTGNPKGVLLRHRSLVGVAQLTMAVTAAAPGAVCVNPLPMFHTASCVIGTLGPLCLGGTEVLVEQFAPGPVLDLLHREEASVLFYVPAVLGALLEAQRTDDRPAPRLRTVMGGASTVSPTMIQAAEDVFGAAVINLFGQTELAPVLTATRPDDARADQLGTVGRPLPHVEVKIVDPVDGEVVPLGAPGEICARGYQQMLCYLHDPEATAATVDADGFLHTGDLGALDGRGYLRLTGRLKELIIRKGENIAPPEIENVLVAHAAVDGAAVLGLPDDGSGEVVAAVLRVREAAPGLRDELVAHCRERLSPHKIPACWFVVDEFPLTPTQKVQKFRLAELAASGELRELR
- a CDS encoding acyl-CoA dehydrogenase family protein, yielding MTGSIAELRRRVADFLAVHGCRTGEAPSRSRRPGEYVAAARVHQRALADAGLAGITWPQAYGGLGLGPEHRAAFDAEAAGYETFSALFTIGLGMCGPVLLALGTQEQRTRYLPPLLRADEVWCQLFSEPGAGSDLAALATRATPDGDGWRVSGQKVWTTYAHHSDRGLLLARTDPGKPKHRGITMFALDMAAPGVTTRPLRQATGDAEFNEVFLDDVRVGPEDVVGAVDEGWRAATLMLMNERVALADSPIGSPVTLEAVVALARRTGRAGDPVVRKAVADAYVAHQQVELFARRIAGEVSVGRDPGALASIGKLAAGRLATQVAALAMEVAGPDAVAWDPADPDGGLWAYGELYAPSLSIAGGTEQIQRTVLGERVLGLPREPSTDRDVPFRDLRRG